The proteins below are encoded in one region of Aequorivita iocasae:
- a CDS encoding glycosyltransferase family 4 protein → MQIGLVLSTTPSYSETFFRSKIKGLREQGMDVRLYCQSKKDDFNHCPVILSPKVSRNPLLQSWYFLKEFVLLLPHLPAIIRYINLERTEGTEFLQLLKKIYLNAHLLKANLDWLHFGFATMALGSETVAKAIGAKMAVSFRGFDIAVYPVKYPGCYTILWEYVDKIHTISNDLLVLAKKHGLPDGIPIEKITPAIDVNLFKPNSKIVNAEELVFVTTGRLHWKKGFVQTIEVLAILKAQGLKFTYKIIGEGPEYERIAFAAYQLGLKNEILFLGKLPHHQVKKELESTSIYIQYSIQEGFCNAVLEAQAMGKLCIVSNAEGLSENVLHEKTGWVVPKNNPQALAETIKKVLGLRSDERNTITQIAQKRVREEFNIEKQQKEFLDFYN, encoded by the coding sequence ATGCAAATAGGACTTGTTTTGTCAACTACTCCCAGTTATTCTGAAACCTTTTTTCGTTCCAAGATTAAGGGGCTTCGGGAGCAGGGAATGGACGTCCGTTTGTATTGCCAAAGCAAAAAAGACGACTTTAACCATTGTCCCGTAATACTTAGCCCAAAGGTAAGCCGCAATCCGCTGTTGCAATCATGGTATTTTTTAAAGGAATTTGTTTTACTGTTACCACATCTACCCGCCATAATCCGTTATATAAACCTAGAACGGACAGAGGGTACGGAATTTCTTCAGCTTTTAAAAAAAATTTACTTAAACGCCCATCTCCTAAAGGCCAATTTGGACTGGCTTCATTTTGGGTTTGCCACCATGGCACTCGGCAGCGAAACGGTTGCAAAAGCAATAGGAGCAAAAATGGCGGTAAGTTTTCGGGGGTTTGATATTGCAGTCTATCCGGTAAAATATCCCGGCTGTTATACCATACTTTGGGAATATGTTGATAAGATACATACCATATCCAATGATCTACTGGTACTGGCAAAAAAGCACGGGCTGCCAGACGGTATTCCTATTGAAAAAATTACCCCTGCCATTGATGTCAATTTATTTAAACCCAATTCCAAGATTGTGAATGCTGAGGAGTTAGTTTTTGTGACTACCGGTCGCTTGCATTGGAAAAAAGGCTTTGTACAGACTATTGAAGTTTTGGCGATTTTAAAAGCACAAGGCTTGAAGTTTACTTATAAAATTATAGGAGAGGGGCCCGAATACGAACGTATTGCCTTTGCGGCCTATCAATTGGGTTTGAAGAATGAAATTCTGTTTTTGGGGAAACTGCCCCATCATCAAGTAAAGAAAGAATTGGAGAGTACAAGTATATATATCCAATATAGCATACAGGAGGGTTTTTGCAATGCCGTATTAGAGGCCCAGGCCATGGGCAAACTTTGCATAGTAAGTAATGCCGAGGGTCTATCTGAAAACGTCCTGCACGAAAAAACTGGGTGGGTAGTTCCAAAAAACAATCCCCAAGCACTGGCCGAGACAATAAAGAAGGTATTGGGCTTAAGAAGTGACGAAAGAAATACCATTACCCAAATCGCGCAAAAAAGAGTGAGGGAAGAATTCAATATTGAAAAACAGCAAAAGGAATTCTTGGATTTTTATAATTAA
- a CDS encoding class I SAM-dependent methyltransferase, translating to MNSLKQYIINIKNSYTIGKRINHDPYFKKTSVETRIEIEKGPRRTVVINYLLSLTPAQNYLEIGVRNPEKNFNRINCKNKISVDPGIEYEENPVDYKMTSDDFFRKIRKGNIEIDKKIKFDIIFIDGLHLANQVERDIVNSLDFISKTGFIILHDCNPPSQFHARESYDFLNSPARNFWNGTTWKAFYKFRHEKLLYSICFDTDWGVGVISKTKYAGFNNLELPMGNPYFEFNSHLKNKKFYMNLQNFHDWNKTLK from the coding sequence GTGAATTCTTTAAAACAATATATAATTAATATAAAAAATTCTTACACTATAGGGAAAAGGATTAATCACGATCCTTATTTTAAAAAAACAAGTGTTGAAACGCGTATTGAAATTGAAAAAGGTCCAAGGCGGACTGTTGTTATAAATTATCTTCTGTCATTGACACCTGCACAAAATTATTTGGAAATAGGTGTTAGAAATCCCGAAAAAAATTTCAATAGGATAAACTGCAAAAATAAAATTTCTGTAGACCCAGGTATTGAATACGAAGAAAACCCCGTAGATTATAAAATGACTTCAGATGATTTTTTTCGAAAAATTAGAAAAGGAAATATAGAGATAGATAAAAAAATAAAATTTGATATTATTTTTATTGATGGTCTTCATTTAGCAAATCAAGTGGAAAGAGATATCGTAAATTCATTAGATTTCATCTCGAAGACAGGTTTTATAATTCTTCACGATTGCAATCCGCCCTCTCAATTTCATGCGCGAGAATCTTATGATTTTCTGAACTCCCCAGCTAGAAATTTTTGGAATGGTACAACGTGGAAGGCATTTTATAAATTCCGACATGAAAAACTTTTATATTCAATATGTTTCGATACAGATTGGGGGGTTGGGGTAATTTCTAAAACAAAATATGCGGGGTTCAATAATTTAGAGTTACCTATGGGAAACCCATACTTCGAATTTAATTCTCATTTAAAAAACAAGAAATTTTATATGAACCTTCAAAACTTCCATGATTGGAACAAGACATTAAAATAA
- a CDS encoding exostosin domain-containing protein yields MKLYYPKSHYSKAHRGLLFPLLKPFIKAEGFTDSQRIVSYGVSEKDFAFTEHLEEADVVILTMAWNYYVKTMQENIAIALVKKCAGLNKKVIALNDGDFGIKIPYFKNLIVLRFSGYKTKYTDNEYTLPVFIEDPLKKYFYTEEIVQRPYLPKPVIGFCGQANPSILNAAKEIINTGLRNFKNYIGKSKNEVQQVLSTSFLRASVLNTLKKSKIVEANFIFRKKYRAGIIAEKDAHHTTLEFYSNIRESDYVVCVRGAGNFSVRFYETLAMGRIPVFIDTDCSLPLDDLIDWKNHVVWIEYKDRDKVAQKIKEFHSALSQTELINLQRANRKLWEQNLRLKYFFKILLDYIQKKAK; encoded by the coding sequence GTGAAACTCTACTACCCAAAATCCCACTACAGCAAAGCCCACCGCGGCCTGCTCTTTCCTTTGCTGAAACCTTTCATCAAAGCAGAAGGGTTTACGGATTCACAACGCATTGTTTCCTATGGGGTTTCCGAAAAGGATTTTGCGTTTACTGAGCATTTGGAAGAAGCGGATGTGGTTATACTCACAATGGCATGGAATTATTACGTAAAGACAATGCAAGAAAACATAGCCATTGCATTGGTAAAGAAGTGTGCCGGTTTAAATAAAAAAGTAATTGCTTTAAACGATGGTGATTTTGGAATTAAAATTCCCTATTTTAAAAATTTGATTGTACTTAGGTTTAGTGGTTATAAAACAAAATATACCGATAATGAATATACATTGCCGGTTTTTATTGAAGATCCATTAAAGAAATATTTTTATACCGAAGAGATAGTTCAAAGACCATATCTTCCAAAACCTGTAATCGGATTTTGTGGGCAGGCAAATCCATCGATTTTAAATGCCGCAAAAGAAATTATCAACACTGGTTTGCGTAATTTTAAAAACTATATTGGAAAATCAAAAAATGAGGTTCAGCAAGTGCTTTCAACTTCATTTCTAAGGGCCTCTGTACTTAATACATTGAAAAAATCGAAAATTGTTGAAGCCAATTTTATATTCCGAAAAAAATACAGAGCTGGAATTATTGCCGAAAAGGATGCCCACCATACAACCCTTGAATTTTACAGCAATATACGTGAATCTGACTATGTAGTCTGTGTAAGGGGGGCAGGCAATTTTTCAGTCCGTTTTTATGAAACACTAGCAATGGGAAGGATACCTGTTTTTATAGATACCGATTGTTCCCTACCGCTTGACGACCTCATTGATTGGAAAAACCATGTGGTTTGGATAGAATATAAAGACCGCGATAAGGTGGCACAAAAAATAAAAGAATTTCACAGCGCCTTATCGCAAACGGAATTAATAAATTTACAACGTGCTAACCGAAAACTTTGGGAGCAAAACTTACGCTTAAAATATTTTTTTAAGATTCTCTTAGATTACATACAAAAGAAAGCTAAATGA
- a CDS encoding polysaccharide pyruvyl transferase family protein produces MNGLIIFLKRAHVEIVAFYLNIINNREFLYAKITNRKIVYSHYARVNNFGDMFNKDLIRSFGAQLIFVPTYKKSEAALTGSILGTYLRDFTGYVLGAGFIVDRYNRRENNWKVKIIRGPLSAKQCGVTENVVFADPGILASQIYSNSGSKKYKLGIIPHSRDVSIFKKLQFDENIKFIHPRRKPAAVAKDITNCEHIASSSLHGLIFADAFRVPNIHLKFSDNVIGGLHKFEDYYQGMEAKGEHIDYKAGMTVNEIINNCKLRYSKDYLIKKQEAVNSIISSFIRNK; encoded by the coding sequence ATGAATGGATTGATTATATTTCTAAAAAGAGCACACGTAGAAATTGTGGCATTTTATCTGAATATCATTAACAATCGGGAATTTTTATACGCCAAAATAACTAATAGAAAAATCGTTTATTCCCATTACGCACGTGTAAATAATTTTGGGGATATGTTTAATAAGGATCTAATTCGTTCGTTTGGTGCACAATTAATCTTTGTTCCCACCTATAAGAAAAGTGAAGCGGCTTTAACAGGATCTATATTAGGAACCTATTTAAGAGATTTTACAGGTTATGTTTTAGGAGCAGGTTTCATTGTGGACCGATACAACCGAAGAGAGAATAACTGGAAGGTTAAAATCATACGTGGTCCGTTAAGCGCTAAGCAATGTGGGGTTACCGAAAATGTAGTTTTTGCCGATCCGGGTATCTTGGCCTCTCAAATTTATTCAAATTCTGGTTCAAAAAAATATAAGCTAGGAATAATTCCGCATTCCAGAGATGTATCAATTTTTAAGAAGTTACAATTTGATGAAAACATAAAGTTTATTCATCCAAGAAGAAAACCCGCGGCAGTAGCAAAGGATATTACGAATTGTGAACATATCGCTTCCTCTTCTTTGCATGGACTAATATTCGCAGATGCATTCAGGGTGCCTAATATTCATTTAAAATTTAGTGACAATGTAATTGGCGGCTTGCACAAGTTTGAAGATTACTATCAAGGAATGGAAGCTAAAGGAGAACATATAGATTATAAAGCAGGAATGACTGTTAATGAAATAATAAATAATTGTAAGCTTAGATATTCTAAAGACTATTTAATAAAAAAACAAGAAGCGGTTAATTCTATTATAAGCTCCTTCATTCGCAACAAATAA
- a CDS encoding glycosyltransferase family 2 protein, whose translation MKVSVILPIYNGERTLEATLKSLAAQTFQDFELIACIDGTNDGSEEILKNFNSAFSKMTIIKNEINRGLGPTMNRLVANTIGEYVAIAEQDDYYYPNRLQLQADLLDAKSDIGLVSGIAEFWNGEKVTSHFPGILVHGEQYPEGKELFLLNYRNQIKVVNSCIMFKKGVHIDNGLYFTQHYPSISIDWTYILRFSLVSKIHGLHEVLVRLDRRTERTSVTSNKKKQFAATRELLRSFAYEHPAIVSMADYQYAYRTQLLLELGHTSRFQFVVKGFLLSLWFFRDKRFFQKVKGKLYNIFKK comes from the coding sequence ATGAAAGTATCTGTAATACTACCCATTTATAATGGCGAACGTACTTTGGAAGCAACACTAAAGAGTCTGGCCGCACAGACATTTCAGGATTTTGAACTAATAGCTTGCATTGATGGGACCAACGATGGATCGGAAGAAATTTTGAAAAACTTCAACAGTGCCTTTTCAAAAATGACTATTATAAAAAACGAGATTAATCGTGGTTTAGGCCCTACTATGAATCGATTGGTGGCCAACACAATTGGGGAATATGTTGCAATAGCTGAACAGGATGATTATTATTACCCCAACCGTTTGCAATTGCAGGCTGATTTACTTGATGCAAAAAGTGATATTGGTTTGGTTTCGGGAATTGCTGAATTTTGGAATGGAGAAAAAGTGACGTCCCATTTTCCCGGAATTTTGGTACATGGAGAGCAATATCCCGAAGGAAAGGAATTATTCCTTTTAAACTATCGCAATCAAATTAAGGTTGTAAATAGTTGTATTATGTTCAAAAAAGGGGTACATATTGATAACGGTTTGTATTTTACCCAACATTATCCTAGTATAAGTATAGATTGGACGTATATTTTGCGGTTTTCTTTGGTTTCAAAAATTCATGGATTGCATGAGGTTTTGGTGCGTTTGGATAGAAGAACGGAGCGTACCTCAGTAACTTCAAATAAGAAGAAACAATTTGCGGCTACAAGGGAGTTGTTGCGAAGTTTTGCTTATGAGCACCCAGCAATCGTTTCTATGGCGGATTATCAATATGCATATAGAACACAATTATTATTGGAATTAGGACATACTTCCAGGTTTCAATTTGTCGTTAAAGGTTTTTTACTTAGTTTATGGTTTTTTAGGGATAAAAGATTTTTTCAAAAGGTAAAAGGGAAATTATATAATATATTTAAAAAGTGA
- a CDS encoding glycosyltransferase family 2 protein, protein MLFTFLKYLQPTHYFQLYRRDGSSIFPIVELLPQEVITQLKAETKFSSKSARTYDLSWQAIQKGYIGDIETYTNFKKVPVIDEYRFLRKYFHKVWVLYVLLLRIGSFHNPIRELSAWKKSSDVKRSDYLKNPIAYQDWTQYQSSLLSQNPMVSVMIPTLNRYEYLKDVLEDLEKQYYKNFEVIIVDQSNPFQEEFYKGFHLDLRVVQQSERALWLARNRAIELSKGEYILLFDDDSRVEPDWITNHLKCLDFFNADISAGVSISAVGAQVPQNYSFFRISDQLDTGNVLLKKQIFRTIGLFDRQYEKQRMGDGEFGLRCYLNGYKNISNPYAERLHLKVGSGGLREMGSWDGYRPKKWFGARPVPSVLYQFRKYYGGKRAILALLKFVPPSVIPYQFKKSKLGMVMGFIFSIIIAPVIVFQIIKSWNLATDKLKEGALIKNLD, encoded by the coding sequence ATGCTATTCACATTCCTAAAATATTTGCAGCCTACTCATTATTTCCAGCTTTATCGCAGGGATGGCAGCTCCATATTTCCAATTGTGGAGTTATTACCGCAGGAAGTTATCACTCAGCTAAAAGCAGAAACTAAATTTTCCAGCAAAAGCGCTCGAACATACGATCTTTCCTGGCAGGCAATTCAAAAAGGGTATATTGGCGATATTGAGACCTATACTAATTTTAAAAAAGTGCCAGTTATTGATGAGTACCGTTTCTTGCGAAAGTACTTTCATAAAGTTTGGGTGCTGTATGTACTTTTATTGCGTATTGGTAGTTTTCACAATCCGATTAGGGAGCTATCTGCCTGGAAAAAAAGCAGTGATGTGAAAAGAAGCGATTATTTGAAAAATCCAATAGCCTATCAGGATTGGACGCAGTATCAATCATCCTTGCTTTCCCAAAATCCAATGGTAAGCGTTATGATACCCACATTAAATCGCTATGAGTATCTAAAGGATGTGCTCGAAGATTTGGAAAAGCAATATTATAAAAATTTTGAAGTAATAATTGTAGACCAATCCAATCCTTTTCAGGAAGAATTTTATAAGGGCTTTCATCTGGACCTTCGAGTGGTCCAGCAATCTGAGCGTGCGCTTTGGCTTGCAAGAAACCGTGCCATTGAACTATCAAAAGGGGAATACATTCTACTTTTTGATGATGACAGTCGGGTAGAACCTGATTGGATTACAAATCACCTTAAATGTCTCGATTTTTTTAATGCCGACATTTCCGCAGGGGTATCTATTTCTGCCGTAGGAGCACAAGTACCCCAAAACTATTCTTTCTTTAGAATTTCGGACCAATTGGATACGGGAAATGTACTGTTGAAAAAACAAATTTTCCGTACTATCGGACTTTTTGATAGACAGTATGAAAAACAACGTATGGGCGATGGCGAATTTGGACTGAGATGTTATTTGAATGGCTATAAAAATATTTCAAACCCCTATGCCGAGAGGCTGCATTTAAAAGTTGGCTCTGGAGGCTTGCGTGAAATGGGAAGTTGGGATGGGTATAGACCAAAAAAGTGGTTTGGGGCACGGCCGGTCCCAAGTGTATTATATCAATTTCGTAAATATTATGGAGGAAAAAGGGCAATTTTGGCCTTGCTCAAGTTTGTACCACCTTCGGTTATACCTTACCAATTTAAAAAAAGCAAACTGGGCATGGTGATGGGTTTTATTTTTTCAATAATCATTGCTCCAGTAATAGTATTCCAAATTATAAAATCCTGGAATTTAGCAACAGATAAATTAAAGGAAGGGGCCCTAATAAAAAATCTGGATTGA
- a CDS encoding glycosyltransferase family 4 protein, with the protein MKILFCFTYNKSFLANVFLELAKRMVEEGNEVTVFSLKKIRTEKNVGAIKVVIAKQGGHFANYKNLFKIIKGEKPDLIISNFNYVYPSLLMGRLLGVKKNIAWFHTESAHTRPGFFNFILKKNVVKLANKVIVNSSLLKNDLVINFLVPEAKIVTVPFYTNITKFKPTQSIEIIDTPKFKIGCPGRLVKGKNHKLLIDSLFSLKQKYGSTFILYIAGSGEREKSLKAYVQSKEMEDEIIFLGNLEIDTLPTFYKKMDLIVLPSLHEAFGFVFIEAICLDAPVLVSNRFGALQFIKNKEGNSFFEFNPTDQNELTLKIEEYLCGKKIPSNYFKELYTANFGKEKTYQAFKQVLQ; encoded by the coding sequence ATGAAAATCCTTTTCTGCTTTACATACAATAAAAGTTTTTTGGCGAATGTTTTTTTGGAATTAGCCAAAAGAATGGTTGAAGAAGGCAATGAGGTTACCGTTTTTTCACTAAAAAAAATAAGAACTGAAAAGAATGTAGGTGCAATTAAAGTAGTAATCGCAAAACAAGGAGGACATTTTGCCAATTACAAAAACCTTTTTAAGATCATTAAAGGGGAAAAACCAGATCTTATAATTTCAAATTTCAACTACGTTTATCCATCTTTGTTAATGGGCCGATTGCTGGGTGTAAAAAAGAATATAGCTTGGTTTCACACAGAAAGTGCACATACCCGTCCCGGTTTCTTTAACTTTATTTTAAAAAAAAATGTTGTAAAACTTGCCAATAAAGTAATCGTAAATTCCTCTCTCTTAAAAAACGACCTCGTGATAAACTTTTTGGTTCCTGAAGCTAAAATAGTTACCGTGCCATTCTATACCAATATAACAAAATTTAAGCCTACACAGAGTATAGAAATAATTGACACGCCAAAATTTAAAATAGGTTGCCCGGGACGTTTGGTAAAAGGCAAAAACCATAAACTTCTTATAGATTCATTGTTTTCCCTTAAGCAGAAATACGGTAGTACCTTTATATTGTACATTGCAGGGTCAGGAGAAAGGGAAAAAAGCTTAAAGGCCTATGTACAGTCCAAGGAAATGGAGGATGAAATTATATTTTTGGGAAATCTAGAAATAGATACACTTCCCACTTTTTATAAAAAGATGGACTTGATCGTATTGCCAAGTTTGCATGAAGCCTTTGGATTTGTTTTTATTGAAGCAATTTGCCTTGATGCTCCAGTACTGGTTTCAAATAGGTTTGGTGCTCTACAGTTTATAAAAAATAAAGAAGGGAACAGTTTTTTTGAATTTAACCCCACCGACCAAAATGAACTCACTTTAAAAATAGAAGAATATTTATGCGGTAAGAAAATACCGTCAAATTATTTTAAAGAATTGTATACTGCTAATTTTGGCAAGGAAAAAACCTACCAGGCCTTTAAGCAGGTATTGCAATAA
- a CDS encoding glycosyltransferase family 4 protein, which translates to MEQDIKIKILYTIPNFDTAGSGKVVYDLINGLDKGIFEVEVACSSNRGSFFKEIESLGIPIHIIETTTNYRPYSTLFSRIKTIKNFFRKNKYDIVHSWHWSSDWTETIAARWAGAKWIYTKKAMSWGNKHWKIRSFLADFIITINDEMRSYFPKKKNQTLIPLGIDTDFYSPAIFPEKNCENGIFKIITVANLVPVKGVEVLIKTIKKLDDPTIKLTVLGDNANDYGTYLTSLCKELHIKQQVNFLGKKPDVRPYIAGSDLYVIPTLNEGRKEGMPMALVEAMSMGIPVLGSNISGIKFVLKDFKTLLFQADSESNLANEILKIRSLSSQERINLGNKLRKYVIENFNYNIFITEHQRLYKRIIA; encoded by the coding sequence TTGGAACAAGACATTAAAATAAAAATCCTATACACAATCCCCAACTTCGATACCGCAGGCAGCGGAAAGGTTGTTTATGACCTTATAAATGGATTGGATAAAGGAATATTTGAAGTGGAAGTGGCCTGTTCCAGTAACCGTGGTTCTTTTTTTAAGGAAATTGAAAGCCTTGGCATTCCAATACATATTATTGAAACCACAACAAACTACCGTCCATATAGCACCTTGTTTTCACGTATTAAAACTATCAAAAACTTTTTTCGGAAGAATAAATATGACATCGTCCATTCCTGGCACTGGAGTAGCGATTGGACAGAAACTATTGCGGCGCGGTGGGCTGGGGCAAAATGGATCTATACCAAAAAGGCGATGAGCTGGGGCAATAAGCATTGGAAAATACGCAGTTTCCTCGCAGATTTCATTATTACAATCAATGATGAGATGCGCAGTTATTTTCCGAAGAAGAAAAACCAAACACTTATTCCCCTGGGAATAGATACCGACTTTTATAGTCCCGCAATCTTTCCGGAAAAGAATTGTGAAAATGGAATATTCAAAATAATTACCGTGGCCAATTTGGTGCCCGTCAAAGGCGTTGAGGTTTTGATAAAGACTATCAAAAAGCTTGATGACCCCACTATTAAATTGACGGTATTGGGTGATAATGCTAATGATTATGGCACATACTTGACATCTTTGTGCAAAGAGTTGCATATTAAGCAACAAGTAAACTTTTTGGGAAAAAAGCCAGATGTGCGTCCCTATATTGCGGGATCAGATTTGTACGTGATCCCTACCTTGAACGAAGGCAGAAAAGAAGGCATGCCCATGGCCTTGGTAGAGGCAATGAGTATGGGGATTCCGGTGTTGGGATCTAATATTTCTGGGATTAAATTTGTGTTGAAGGATTTTAAGACCCTACTTTTTCAAGCGGACAGTGAATCAAATTTGGCTAATGAGATTCTTAAGATTAGATCTTTATCTTCTCAGGAAAGAATAAATCTTGGAAATAAGCTGAGAAAATATGTAATTGAAAATTTCAATTATAATATCTTTATTACCGAGCACCAAAGGTTGTATAAACGGATAATAGCCTAA
- a CDS encoding glycosyltransferase family 4 protein: protein MKVLQVIDKLDVGGAERVAVNLCSLLFENKIEVSFLNLLQPAKLDEELIQKGIKVQYLNRRNKYNPIYLLKMLFLLNRYTIVHVHSRHVLRYVGITFFLPKFFRNFKVVFHDHYGEIDNDNSISPYLKKCINNCDAYIGVSPSLVHWARENKLNNKIFLLENIVRENRFFKKIATESKIVAVGNFRKQKNYEFLLAVLKNLPEHIQIDLYGVVVDNKYYNDFRALTKSLGITHRIHIITSEKSVAEILPNYSLAIHCAASETGPLAAIEFMSKGLPLIMFNTGSVAKVLKENGYGFIMDIFDEREWTMKVNEILNNPSLQSNLATQLKMIHQNFFSEKTYFEKCLKIYQVI, encoded by the coding sequence ATGAAAGTACTGCAAGTTATCGATAAATTGGACGTGGGCGGTGCTGAAAGGGTTGCTGTCAACCTGTGCTCTCTATTATTTGAAAATAAGATTGAGGTAAGTTTTTTGAATCTTTTACAGCCTGCAAAATTAGATGAAGAACTTATCCAAAAGGGCATTAAGGTGCAATATTTAAATAGAAGAAATAAATACAATCCTATTTATTTATTGAAAATGTTGTTTTTATTAAACCGCTACACCATAGTCCACGTGCATTCGCGCCACGTATTGCGATATGTCGGAATAACATTCTTTCTCCCAAAATTTTTTAGAAATTTTAAGGTTGTATTTCATGATCATTATGGCGAAATAGATAACGATAATTCAATTTCACCGTATTTGAAAAAATGTATAAATAACTGCGATGCCTACATAGGAGTTAGCCCATCATTAGTTCATTGGGCAAGAGAAAATAAGCTCAACAACAAAATTTTTCTTCTTGAAAATATTGTCAGGGAAAATAGGTTTTTCAAAAAAATAGCTACGGAGAGTAAGATTGTAGCAGTTGGTAATTTTAGGAAGCAGAAAAATTATGAGTTTTTGTTAGCTGTTTTGAAAAATCTGCCCGAGCATATACAAATTGATTTATATGGAGTAGTGGTAGATAATAAATACTACAATGACTTTAGGGCTTTGACAAAATCATTAGGAATAACCCATAGAATTCACATTATTACCTCTGAAAAAAGTGTAGCTGAAATATTGCCTAATTATAGTCTGGCAATTCACTGTGCCGCATCGGAAACAGGACCATTGGCAGCAATCGAGTTTATGAGCAAAGGGTTGCCACTCATTATGTTCAATACTGGGTCGGTGGCAAAAGTACTGAAGGAAAATGGATATGGTTTTATAATGGATATATTTGATGAAAGAGAATGGACTATGAAAGTAAATGAGATTTTAAATAATCCATCCCTTCAGTCAAATTTGGCAACACAACTAAAAATGATACATCAGAATTTTTTTTCTGAAAAAACCTATTTTGAGAAATGCCTGAAAATATACCAAGTCATATAA
- a CDS encoding sulfotransferase family protein: MSKIKSFIFVSGTGRSGTHLIGRTISSHPMIEGRIEDSYTFPLFTRIATTQDYNSPMVNYILKKLLFYRLKKISKNQELHILEKSHPSLWFVEDLLKNFSNSKFIGVYRDIEPTVNSMLNHSGVLNWYKKLPQDKPNRFLGITKENMKEFKNFSLEKKCALRWFSHINRLNEVQFKYPDNVLAVNYDDFIDDSEVWLEKISKFLQIDNIFHPEKFNINSKDKWRNNLTKEELEDIYKVKSEYTKLKIEL, from the coding sequence ATGAGCAAAATCAAAAGCTTCATATTCGTCTCGGGTACGGGTAGATCAGGTACCCACTTAATTGGAAGAACAATTTCCAGTCATCCAATGATTGAGGGAAGAATTGAGGATTCCTATACCTTTCCGTTATTTACCAGAATAGCCACAACACAGGATTACAATTCGCCAATGGTCAATTACATATTAAAAAAATTACTTTTTTATCGGCTTAAGAAAATAAGCAAAAACCAAGAGCTTCATATACTTGAAAAATCCCATCCATCTCTTTGGTTTGTTGAAGATTTATTGAAAAATTTTTCTAACTCCAAATTTATAGGAGTATATCGAGATATTGAGCCTACGGTAAATAGTATGTTAAACCACAGTGGTGTTTTAAACTGGTATAAAAAATTACCACAAGACAAACCCAACCGATTTTTAGGAATTACCAAGGAAAACATGAAAGAATTTAAAAATTTTTCATTAGAAAAAAAATGCGCTCTAAGGTGGTTTTCCCATATAAATAGGCTTAATGAGGTTCAATTTAAATATCCTGATAACGTACTAGCTGTTAATTATGACGATTTTATTGATGATTCAGAGGTGTGGTTAGAAAAAATAAGTAAATTCCTTCAAATTGACAATATCTTCCATCCTGAGAAATTTAATATTAATTCAAAAGACAAATGGAGAAATAACCTCACTAAGGAAGAATTAGAGGATATATATAAAGTTAAAAGTGAATATACAAAACTTAAAATTGAGCTTTAA
- a CDS encoding GIY-YIG nuclease family protein, whose translation MKTYYVYILSCSDGTYYTGVTSNLTQRLEDHQHRKHLNSYTSSRLPVELVFYCTFTEITMAISTEKQIKKWSKAKKEALINEEYNKLPNLAKKKFNK comes from the coding sequence ATGAAAACCTATTACGTATATATTCTTTCCTGTTCAGACGGTACTTATTACACTGGGGTAACTTCCAATCTGACCCAGCGATTGGAAGACCATCAACACCGAAAACATTTAAACAGTTATACTTCTTCCAGACTGCCCGTAGAACTGGTATTCTATTGCACTTTTACGGAGATAACCATGGCTATATCGACGGAAAAGCAAATCAAAAAATGGTCAAAGGCTAAAAAAGAGGCTCTGATCAATGAAGAATATAATAAATTGCCAAACCTAGCTAAAAAGAAATTCAATAAATAA